The window TTTGTGACAATAAATATGCGGTGCTGTATTCAAATAACAACCGAAGTACTACGAAGTCTAAACATGTGGACATTAAGTTCATGGTTGTGAAGGAAAGAGTTCAGAATGATCAAATTTCTATAGAACACATAGGAATTGGTTCCATGCTTGCTGATCCTATGACTAAAGGTTTACCACCCAAGGTCTTTCATGAGTATGTTGCTAATATGGGTATTGTTTTGTATGATCCTTTGGTCTAGTTGgaacaaataattttgtgattgttTTGAccatatttcaatattttatctATATAGAATAAAGTTGATGGCTTATGTTTTACTCACTGAACTCGTTTGTACATGTGTGTGGTTTTGCATTAAGGTATCTTGCGGTTTTGCGCTCAAGGGACTTAAATTTTATGATCTCACTAAAGAATGAAGTCAAGGACCAGTTGGAAACAGACATGATTATGATCACTTTACATGTAGTTTCCATGCTACCTATCCATACTTGATCTATGTCATTGAATGTGTTTGGTGTTGGTGACCACGGAAGGTCTAGTCACGTTAAGTGTGACGAAAGCTACTTTGATCCCACACTAACTCATAAGATGGACCAGATGGAACTAAAGAAATTAATATTAGCCTTAAGAAAGAGCTCTCTAAGGTATATGTGATTTTAAGGTATTAATCACACAAACAAAACCCAAGTTGGAAATTGTTAGACTTGTACAAATACAAGTCTAATACTTATGTgggttttgtgtgtgtgtgtgtgtgattaaATCACTAGGGTAAATTAATGTTTTAAGGCTTTTGATATTCTTAATGGTATGACATTAATAGGTAGAGACTCTTGGGCTCTTGGGTTTTAATGGGAACCCTATTGGAATAGTATATAAAGGGCTTTTGTGGTTATGGTCCCCAAGACATCAAACCATATTGGCACCCTAACTCTAATCAATCCCATCATTGAAAAAGAACCATTAGAGTCGTCCGGTGGTTTGATTGAGGAAGACCAACAACCTCTCCTATGGCATAATTAATCGCTTTCACGATGAATTCAGGTATGTGTTATTGTCGTTTATTCTAACAATCTTTGGCATGATTTAGATCTTAGTGTTGTTCTTAGTTTAGAACATATTAAATGCAATTAGTTTAACCGATTTTACttgataacttaattaaaataatattttaaccaATATTTTAACCAGTAAAATAAATTAAGAACACTATTTCAAGATatctattatattttaaataaatattatttaatcaCAATGAACTGTATATAGAAATTAGTAAATAGTCATCatcttatattatttttcttattagagaataataatttaattaaaataatatttcaataaataaaataaattaagagTACTCTGCtacatttcaaataaatattatttaatcaTGTTCAATTATGTAGAAACTAGCAAGTAGTTTTTATATATTGTAGCAATTATCCAATAATTTTTACATTGTATAACAAATATAGATAGTTACTATAATAATATTGGAtcaaggatatttttaagataaaattattGATAAAGTGCTCATTTATTTCTCTTAATTGGGAGAACGTCATCTAAGTTTTGCCCATTTATTTTCGACTATGAACTctatatttaaagaaaaaaataaaataatttagtttgttttgttttgttttgttttaatttCGTTCAATCTAAATAACAGCGATAAATAATAAAGCCATATTATCTAATGTAAATGTCTGTTGATGTCTATTTGGATTCAACAGTCAACACGGTGAAACCGTCTGCTGTGTGTGATTCGGAGATCAGAACTAAAGCCATCAGTTGCTTGTTTCATCGAATCGCAATGGCCGCCGCAGCCGCTAGGTCGGTGCTTCGCTCGTCTTCGCTTAGGGGCCGGACGCCGCGGGTCGGCCGCGTCATGCCTGCAACACCTTCTCGCCATCCGCTTCGGCGTCTCCCCAACCAGCGGCCGGCCGTCGCTGAACGTTACCTCAGGTAGCAACCAGACTTCAAGATGTCTTATTTTCGCTGGTGAATCTtgatctctttccccttcttttttgAAATCTCGCAGGGCCCCTCTTGCCGCGAGTTTTTGCGTAGAATCGCTGATGCCTCTGCACAGCGCGACTGCAGCGGCCCTTTTGACTTCGATGTTGGGAGTTTCGCATGGGAACTACGGGGGGCTCTATGAAGGTAGGATCTCTTCtgctttttgttttgtttttgtcatTTATCGGTGGATTTTGTGAGCGTTCAaagtaaatgttttatttgagaaCTTTATCGATCAGTGTGCATTTTATCTCCCGATGGTTAGCTATTTTAGACGATAATTTTCATTAGAGAAAACTGTGTATGAGttatttcttctattttttttagttataGTAGTTCAACTTTTGGTAATGATTTCTTGTTGGCTTGCTTGAGTGATCGAGAGTGAGAAAAGGATCACATTGCTCTTCTCTAAGGAGCTTGTATTGGTATGGCCTTAGATGTGTGTAGTGCCTTGATTAGGAGAATAAACATGGGTTCTCTTCATCAAGACAAACTCAAGTATATGGATTGTACTTTAGAACTAGCAATCTATGTCCAACCACATTAGTTGTTGAATGTTTTCGCTTGTTGTAAGTTCTTGTTTGCAATCATACATTATCATCCAGTTATCATCCGGATGTTTGAGAAGCACGTTCTTGATCTATGTTGTAATGAAACTTGACATGCATTTCCCATAATAATACTGATTGGACTTTTCTTCAATTTTCACCATGTCGAATTTTTGTATTCCTTTTTCATATTTGCTGTTGTTAATTCAATTGACTTAGTGAGTTAGTTAACTAGATGTGGAGACTGTAGACTATAATGCTCATTTGATTTTGTAACTAAGATGTGTTGACAATTACTGATACTTGTAGCTTGGACATTGTCTATTAGTGTAGGTTGTGATTATCTCTAGCAATCACAATCAACATGAAGAAGCCGTTTGAATAACATAGGGTGCTTGTACTAAGTATTTTTAGTTTTCTTATGCATTCTTTCTCTTTTGTGAATCAAACTTATTTGGTGTCCTATTCTtctcttttatcattttttttttctttttgtaggaCAAGATGAAACTAGATGAAGGGCACATACCAAAAGGTGATAACATGAATATTTATCAAGTGCATCGTGATTTAACAATGTGCCTTTAATGGGATAGTATAGTCCTTTCATATCTCGCATAGTTATGGAcaacaaaatttttgaaattacaaTGCTATGTACGGTTTGTGCTTAGCATTCACATcacaaatttattgcttttgctCTCTATCACAATTTTTGTGGAAATTTGTGCTGTGGCTTTCAACTGCTCAAGCTCTATATAGCCTTGTGTCATATGCTCGCATGGTTATTTGTAATGCATCACACTTTTAATGTTCACAATTTCTGTACATGGTACATAAAATAAAAAGTATTAACCTATCGATTGAACCAACAATTTTGGTGATGTGTGGATATTGCTAGgtctggaaacaacctcttacaaaaagcagggtaaggctgcgtacaatgtatccttccccgggaccccacatagcgggagcttcgtgcaccgggctgcctttttttttttttgtggataTTGCTAGGCGCAATCTAGCAAAATTTCTATGCACTTGTGAATACAATCACCTTTTTTGGTACTTGCATCAAGTACACATGCTTGTTTACTCAATCTGTGTGGTTTAACAACATGTAATCTAATTATGAGTATTTATTACTACATTTTTTTTGTTTGAGTTAAATTTGATTAGCAATTAGGAGTTTGATTCTAGATGTGTGACAATTGTTTTCCTCCTGGACCTTAATGGTATGGAATAGGGGCAAGAAATTGAATATGAATAACTATTTATTAGTTTGGTTCATGGACTGGAataaattatgtttgatttgtaagAATGTTATAATGAATTTATAAAATtctatataatgataaaatatcTGAAAATTTTCATTTGACTCACCTTATCTAGTTTAGTATGAACGATCTACCTTACTCTCCTAGCCCACCCTGCTCGATGAGGTCGGTTAGCTAATTGGCCCCCCTGAATTAGACTGCTCAATCCTTGCTGGTTAGCTCTTCTAGTTGATTAGTTTGTTTGATTCTCTTGACTCACCTTCTTTGATCAGAGCGCCTGCTTGGACTAACTGAATTTGTTCCGACCCATTTAGATTGGCTAGACTATTCATCCGGTCAAACTGGATTGCTTAAACCACTTTGACACTTTTGGATTGTCTAGTTGTACTTGCTCATTTAGATGGTTTAGTGATATTTATTCTATATCGTTTGGTCATTTTGGCTAGCCTAGATCATTTGACTTATCCAACCCA is drawn from Zingiber officinale cultivar Zhangliang chromosome 1B, Zo_v1.1, whole genome shotgun sequence and contains these coding sequences:
- the LOC121971660 gene encoding protein NUCLEAR FUSION DEFECTIVE 6, mitochondrial-like, whose protein sequence is MAAAAARSVLRSSSLRGRTPRVGRVMPATPSRHPLRRLPNQRPAVAERYLRAPLAASFCVESLMPLHSATAAALLTSMLGVSHGNYGGLYEGQDETR